One Chromatiaceae bacterium DNA segment encodes these proteins:
- the minE gene encoding cell division topological specificity factor MinE translates to MGLLDLFRSHRNKGTAAIAKERLQILVAHDRATRNQPSYLPQLQRELLEVIRKYVDVDMNSISVNYEQDETREVLELNIVLPEAAAPKGH, encoded by the coding sequence ATGGGTCTGCTCGACTTATTCCGATCCCACCGCAACAAGGGCACCGCCGCGATCGCCAAGGAACGGCTGCAGATCCTGGTGGCCCATGATCGCGCTACGCGCAATCAGCCCTCCTATTTGCCGCAACTGCAACGGGAACTCCTGGAGGTCATCCGCAAGTATGTGGATGTGGACATGAACTCCATCTCGGTCAACTACGAGCAAGACGAGACCCGCGAGGTCCTGGAACTCAATATCGTCTTGCCAGAGGCCGCGGCCCCGAAAGGCCACTGA
- a CDS encoding DNA ligase: protein MILLGWLGLLGGAPAWALDPPPAPDPASPALLLANSYHPGIDLDRFWVSEKLDGVRARWDGARLISRGGRPIQVPAWFLAGFPTTPLDGELWMGRGTFEHMSATARRGEPDSVAWGQARFMVFDLPDQEGPFGQRLAALRVLLTPSPSPYLVLIEQFRVPDHASLMARLREVVAGGGEGLMLHREDSHYRAGRSDDLLKVKPYLDAEARVVGHLPGKGRFQGMLGALLVEEADGTRFRLGTGFSHGQRRDPPGLGSLITFKFQGRTAKGIPRFASFLRVRLEE, encoded by the coding sequence CTGATCCTGCTCGGCTGGCTGGGCCTGTTAGGCGGTGCCCCGGCCTGGGCCCTGGATCCGCCGCCCGCGCCAGATCCGGCCTCGCCCGCCCTCCTGCTGGCGAACAGCTACCATCCGGGTATCGATCTTGACCGCTTCTGGGTCAGCGAGAAGTTGGATGGCGTGCGCGCCCGTTGGGACGGCGCACGGCTCATCAGCCGGGGCGGCCGGCCCATCCAGGTGCCGGCCTGGTTTCTGGCGGGATTCCCCACGACCCCGCTGGATGGCGAACTCTGGATGGGGCGGGGCACCTTCGAGCACATGTCCGCGACGGCGCGCCGGGGGGAGCCGGACTCCGTCGCCTGGGGCCAGGCGCGCTTCATGGTCTTCGACCTACCCGACCAGGAAGGGCCCTTCGGACAGCGGCTGGCGGCCTTGCGTGTCCTGCTAACGCCATCCCCCAGCCCCTATCTCGTCCTCATCGAGCAGTTCCGCGTCCCTGACCACGCCAGTCTCATGGCACGGCTGCGGGAGGTCGTGGCCGGCGGCGGCGAGGGCCTGATGCTGCATCGGGAAGATTCCCACTATCGGGCCGGGCGCTCCGATGACCTGCTGAAGGTCAAGCCCTATCTGGACGCCGAGGCTCGGGTAGTTGGCCATCTGCCCGGCAAGGGCCGCTTCCAGGGCATGCTGGGCGCCCTCCTGGTGGAGGAGGCCGACGGCACCCGCTTTCGCCTGGGTACCGGCTTTAGCCACGGCCAACGGCGCGATCCCCCCGGGCTGGGCAGTCTGATCACCTTCAAATTTCAGGGCCGCACCGCCAAGGGTATTCCCCGCTTTGCCAGCTTCCTGAGGGTCAGGCTTGAGGAGTGA
- a CDS encoding nuclear transport factor 2 family protein has product MNPSAHSADESAIRSVLDAWTRATREGRLDDVLTNHDEKVLIYDVLPPMKYSSASEYRKTWDEWQPDAQGEMRFELEGLEVTVGTDAAFAYGILQCGGTLLDGKAFRDTVRATFCFSKKDGKWKVVHQHISKPYDRG; this is encoded by the coding sequence ATGAACCCGAGCGCACACTCTGCTGATGAATCCGCTATTCGCTCCGTCCTCGACGCTTGGACGCGCGCCACTCGTGAGGGCAGACTCGACGACGTACTCACGAATCACGATGAGAAAGTGCTCATCTACGATGTGCTGCCTCCAATGAAGTATTCGTCAGCGTCCGAGTATCGGAAGACCTGGGACGAGTGGCAGCCAGATGCGCAAGGTGAGATGCGATTCGAACTCGAAGGCCTAGAGGTCACAGTAGGTACCGACGCGGCCTTTGCATACGGGATTCTCCAGTGTGGCGGCACCTTACTTGACGGAAAGGCTTTTCGGGATACTGTGCGTGCCACATTCTGTTTCTCGAAGAAGGATGGGAAGTGGAAAGTCGTACACCAACACATCTCAAAGCCCTACGATCGTGGTTGA
- the minD gene encoding septum site-determining protein MinD: MARTIVITSGKGGVGKTTTSAALAMGLAQRGHRTVVIDFDVGLRNLDLIMGCERRVVYDFINVINGESNINQALIRDKRCDALYVLPASQTRDKDALTKEGVGKVLEDLGKSFDYIVCDSPAGIEHGAHMAMYYADDAVVVTNPEVSSVRDSDRMLGILSSKSRRAEQNQPPIREYLLLTRYSPERVAKGEMLSVGDVREILSLDLLGVIPESKAVLTASNSGVPVIMDRESDAGQAYSDAVARYLGEDLPHRFLEIKKKGFFSRMLGG; encoded by the coding sequence TTGGCGAGAACTATCGTAATTACATCCGGCAAGGGCGGCGTGGGTAAGACCACCACCAGCGCCGCGCTGGCCATGGGCCTGGCTCAGCGTGGGCACCGCACCGTGGTCATCGACTTCGACGTGGGCCTGCGCAACCTCGACCTCATCATGGGGTGCGAGCGGCGGGTGGTCTATGACTTCATCAACGTCATCAATGGCGAGTCGAATATCAATCAGGCCCTGATCCGTGACAAGCGGTGCGATGCCCTCTATGTCCTGCCCGCCTCCCAGACCCGGGACAAGGACGCCCTGACCAAGGAGGGCGTCGGCAAGGTCCTGGAGGACTTGGGTAAGAGCTTCGACTACATCGTCTGCGACTCCCCGGCGGGGATCGAGCATGGCGCCCATATGGCCATGTACTACGCCGACGACGCCGTGGTGGTGACCAACCCCGAGGTCTCCTCGGTGCGTGACTCGGACCGCATGCTCGGCATCCTCTCCAGCAAGTCGCGCCGCGCCGAGCAAAACCAGCCGCCCATTCGCGAGTATCTGCTCCTCACCCGTTATTCCCCGGAGCGGGTCGCCAAGGGAGAGATGCTCAGCGTGGGCGATGTGCGCGAGATACTGTCGCTGGACCTGCTGGGCGTGATCCCGGAGTCCAAGGCGGTCCTCACCGCCTCCAACTCCGGCGTGCCCGTCATCATGGATCGGGAGAGCGATGCCGGCCAGGCCTATAGCGACGCCGTGGCGCGCTATCTGGGCGAGGATCTGCCTCACCGCTTCCTGGAGATCAAGAAGAAGGGCTTCTTCAGTCGGATGCTGGGGGGTTAA